A region of Deltaproteobacteria bacterium DNA encodes the following proteins:
- a CDS encoding ArsR family transcriptional regulator encodes MNSAGPIVRLYRALGDETRLRMVHLLAAAGELCVCELEAALDIPQSTASRHLRVLRDAGLVRDRRAGAWVHYRVHEDLPEPARDAVASVVRTFGRTAAGRADLARATRSRRCCD; translated from the coding sequence ATGAACTCGGCCGGCCCCATCGTGCGTCTTTATCGCGCGCTCGGCGACGAGACGCGCTTGCGCATGGTGCACCTGCTGGCCGCCGCCGGCGAGCTGTGCGTCTGCGAACTCGAGGCGGCGCTCGACATCCCGCAGTCGACGGCATCGCGCCACCTGCGCGTGCTGCGCGACGCGGGCCTCGTCCGCGACCGGCGCGCCGGCGCGTGGGTCCACTACCGCGTACACGAGGACTTGCCGGAGCCGGCGCGCGACGCGGTCGCGTCGGTCGTTCGCACCTTCGGCCGCACGGCGGCCGGGCGCGCCGACCTCGCCCGCGCGACGCGAAGCCGCCGGTGCTGCGACTGA
- the mnmA gene encoding tRNA 2-thiouridine(34) synthase MnmA has translation MSGGVDSATTAALLVERGHRVVGLTMRLYDARGTAASIGGRCCGPRDIEDARRVCAELDIPFYVVDYEREFERRVVDDFVASYLAGETPNPCARCNEHIKFTPLLRRARALGCDALATGHYARLEPDGDGWALRRGVDPGKDQSYFLFAMPASALGAVRFPLGGLTKDEVRAEARRLGVPVADKPDSQEICFVPDGDYAGFVERRARAAGRPLPRAGDVVDRTGRVVGRHAGVHRYTLGQRRGLGAIGRGQPAYVVDLDAATNRVVVGPREAAARSTLRVRDVNWLAPRPAAPVDVLVQVRHRQTPRPARVSPDGGGARVDLAEPLVAAPGQAAVFYAGDRVLGGGWIAPAAERAAENLAAPAAPG, from the coding sequence CTGTCCGGCGGCGTCGACAGCGCGACCACCGCGGCGCTGCTGGTCGAGCGCGGCCACCGCGTGGTTGGCCTGACCATGCGCCTGTACGACGCGCGCGGCACGGCGGCGTCGATCGGCGGGCGTTGCTGCGGGCCGCGCGACATCGAGGACGCGCGCCGCGTGTGCGCCGAGCTCGACATCCCGTTTTACGTCGTCGACTACGAGCGCGAGTTCGAGCGCCGCGTGGTGGACGACTTCGTCGCCAGCTACCTGGCCGGCGAGACGCCGAATCCATGCGCGCGGTGCAACGAGCACATCAAGTTCACGCCGCTTTTGCGCCGCGCGCGGGCGCTCGGTTGCGACGCCCTGGCGACCGGTCACTACGCGCGCCTCGAGCCCGACGGCGACGGCTGGGCGCTGCGCCGCGGCGTCGACCCGGGCAAGGACCAGTCGTACTTCCTGTTCGCGATGCCGGCGTCGGCGCTGGGCGCGGTGAGGTTCCCGCTCGGCGGGTTGACGAAGGACGAGGTGCGCGCCGAGGCGCGGCGGCTCGGCGTGCCGGTTGCGGACAAGCCGGACTCGCAGGAGATCTGCTTCGTGCCGGACGGCGACTACGCCGGTTTCGTCGAGCGGCGCGCGCGGGCGGCGGGGCGGCCGCTGCCGCGGGCGGGCGACGTGGTGGACCGGACCGGGCGCGTGGTCGGACGCCACGCCGGGGTTCACCGCTACACCCTCGGCCAGCGGCGCGGCCTCGGCGCGATCGGCCGCGGCCAGCCGGCGTACGTGGTCGACCTCGACGCGGCGACCAACCGGGTCGTCGTCGGTCCGCGCGAGGCGGCGGCGCGGTCGACGCTGCGGGTGCGCGACGTGAACTGGCTCGCGCCGCGGCCGGCCGCGCCGGTCGACGTGCTCGTGCAGGTACGCCACCGCCAGACGCCGCGGCCGGCGCGGGTGAGCCCCGACGGCGGCGGCGCGCGGGTCGACCTGGCCGAGCCGCTGGTCGCCGCGCCCGGCCAGGCCGCCGTGTTCTACGCGGGCGACCGGGTGCTCGGCGGCGGCTGGATCGCGCCGGCGGCCGAGCGCGCGGCCGAAAACTTGGCCGCACCGGCCGCCCCGGGCTAG
- a CDS encoding MerR family transcriptional regulator, with amino-acid sequence MPGEPLTTGQVARAAGVHVETLRFYERRGLLPKPPRRRSGYRQYPPDAVRIVRFIKRAQRLGFTLDEIAELLALRDDDRRACSEVRGAAEHKIAEIDDKIRALRAMRRALAELVATCADGDASVRRCPILEALADGRPSRRSKDVPTTRTREVKPCK; translated from the coding sequence ATGCCTGGCGAACCGCTTACCACCGGTCAGGTCGCGCGCGCCGCCGGCGTCCACGTCGAGACGCTGCGGTTTTACGAGCGGCGCGGCTTGTTGCCGAAACCGCCGCGCCGGCGGTCCGGCTACCGGCAGTACCCGCCCGACGCCGTGCGCATCGTGCGATTCATCAAGCGCGCGCAGCGGCTCGGGTTCACGCTCGACGAGATCGCCGAGCTGCTCGCGCTGCGAGACGACGACCGGCGCGCGTGCAGCGAGGTGCGCGGCGCGGCCGAGCACAAGATCGCCGAGATCGACGACAAGATCCGGGCGCTGCGCGCGATGCGGCGCGCGCTGGCCGAGCTGGTGGCGACCTGCGCCGACGGCGACGCCTCGGTGCGGCGATGCCCGATCCTCGAGGCGCTCGCCGACGGCAGGCCGAGCCGGCGATCGAAGGATGTACCGACAACAAGAACGCGGGAGGTCAAACCATGCAAATGA
- a CDS encoding MFS transporter, producing the protein MTAVAAASGSVRAYAIVTASYWAFTLTDGALRMLVLLHFHALGYTPLSLASLFLLYEVAGVFTNLFGGWIAARLGLDRTLRVGLALQVGALAMLSALSPAWPRALQVAYVVAAQGLSGVAKDFTKLSAKSAIKTLVPEGAHGTLFRWVALLTGSKNALKGAGFFAGGALLAALGFRGALWAMAGAVVAAAAVATIGLPRGMGRAKAKPGLRALLAKSRAINVLSAARLFLFCARDVWFVVGLPVFLYDHAGWSFVQVAGYMAAWVIGYGVVQAVTPRALRRRADANDARAAQVWGFVLAAVPVAMVVALRTGADPTATVVAGLAAFGVVFAINSAVHSYLVLAYSDADATAADVGFYYMANAGGRLLGTVLSGALYQAGGLTACLIAAAACVVVSSALALWLPDPRAATAASP; encoded by the coding sequence GTGACGGCGGTGGCGGCGGCGTCCGGCAGCGTGCGCGCCTACGCGATCGTCACCGCCTCGTACTGGGCGTTCACGCTCACCGACGGCGCCCTGCGCATGCTGGTGCTGCTGCACTTTCACGCGCTGGGCTACACGCCGCTGTCGCTCGCGAGCCTGTTTTTGCTCTACGAAGTCGCCGGCGTGTTCACCAACCTGTTCGGCGGCTGGATCGCGGCGCGCCTGGGTCTCGACCGCACGCTGCGGGTCGGGCTCGCGCTCCAGGTCGGCGCGCTCGCCATGTTGTCGGCGCTGTCGCCGGCGTGGCCGCGCGCGCTCCAGGTCGCGTACGTCGTCGCGGCACAGGGGCTATCCGGCGTCGCCAAGGACTTCACCAAGCTCAGCGCGAAGAGCGCGATCAAGACGCTCGTGCCCGAAGGCGCGCACGGCACGCTGTTTCGCTGGGTCGCGCTGCTCACCGGCTCGAAGAACGCGCTCAAGGGCGCGGGCTTCTTCGCCGGCGGCGCGCTGCTCGCGGCGCTCGGCTTCCGCGGCGCGCTGTGGGCGATGGCCGGCGCGGTCGTCGCCGCGGCCGCCGTCGCGACGATCGGGCTGCCCCGCGGCATGGGCCGCGCCAAGGCGAAGCCGGGCCTGCGCGCCCTGCTCGCCAAGTCGCGCGCGATCAACGTGCTGTCGGCGGCGCGGCTGTTTCTGTTCTGCGCGCGCGACGTGTGGTTCGTCGTCGGCCTGCCGGTGTTTCTGTACGACCACGCCGGCTGGTCGTTCGTCCAGGTCGCCGGCTACATGGCGGCGTGGGTCATCGGCTACGGCGTCGTCCAGGCCGTCACGCCTCGCGCGCTGCGTCGCCGCGCGGACGCCAACGACGCGCGCGCCGCCCAGGTCTGGGGATTCGTGCTCGCCGCGGTGCCGGTAGCGATGGTCGTCGCCCTGCGCACGGGCGCCGACCCGACCGCGACCGTGGTCGCCGGTCTCGCCGCGTTCGGCGTCGTGTTCGCGATCAACTCCGCGGTGCACTCGTACCTGGTGCTCGCCTATTCCGATGCAGATGCAACCGCTGCCGACGTCGGCTTCTACTACATGGCCAACGCCGGCGGCCGGCTGCTCGGCACCGTGTTGTCCGGCGCGCTGTACCAGGCCGGCGGCCTGACCGCCTGCCTGATCGCGGCCGCGGCGTGCGTCGTCGTCTCCAGCGCGCTCGCGCTGTGGTTGCCCGACCCGCGCGCCGCCACGGCGGCGTCCCCGTAG
- a CDS encoding ribosome biogenesis GTPase Der: protein MPRELPLVAIVGRPNVGKSTLFNRLVGGRPALVDDTPGVTRDRRYGEVEYFGARFRAVDTGGLDPDAEATALGAGIHRQARAAIDEADAVLFVVDGRAGLTPVDADLADMLRRCERPVVVAVNKIDGPKHDPLLAEFFALGLGEVFGVSAAHGRGVDPLVEAVVAAVPAAAARADDADEQAASGGDDVADPDEGRPLRIAFVGKPNVGKSSTVNRLVGAERALVHDAPGTTTDPVDTPFEFDGRPYVLVDTAGMRKRARIDARTEQVSVSMALDQIRRADVAVLVIDATEGPTEQDQRIAGAIVDAGRPVVIALNKADRLGPGDAARVDAALRDELHFLSFAPRVKTSALRGDGMADLLAAVDRVAAAHRARVPTAEINRFFAEVCETHPPPTQSGRSVRIHYMTQGGTRPPTFLLWANHPRYVAESYKRFLVNQLRRRYGFEGTPVRIVVKRKKRRERGGRA, encoded by the coding sequence ATGCCGCGCGAGCTGCCGCTGGTCGCCATCGTCGGACGGCCGAACGTCGGCAAGTCGACGCTGTTCAACCGGCTGGTCGGCGGCCGCCCGGCGCTCGTCGACGACACGCCGGGCGTCACGCGCGACCGCCGCTACGGCGAGGTCGAGTACTTCGGCGCGCGGTTTCGCGCGGTCGACACCGGCGGGCTCGACCCCGACGCCGAAGCGACCGCGCTCGGCGCCGGCATCCACCGCCAGGCCCGCGCCGCCATCGACGAGGCCGACGCCGTGTTGTTCGTGGTCGACGGCCGCGCCGGCCTCACGCCGGTGGACGCCGACCTCGCCGACATGTTGCGGCGCTGCGAACGGCCGGTCGTCGTGGCCGTCAACAAGATCGACGGGCCGAAACACGACCCGCTGTTGGCGGAGTTCTTCGCGCTCGGGTTGGGCGAAGTTTTCGGCGTGTCCGCCGCCCACGGGCGCGGCGTCGACCCGCTGGTCGAGGCGGTGGTCGCGGCGGTGCCGGCGGCGGCGGCGCGTGCCGACGATGCGGACGAGCAGGCGGCGTCCGGCGGCGACGACGTCGCGGACCCCGACGAGGGTCGGCCGCTGCGCATCGCGTTCGTCGGCAAGCCGAACGTCGGCAAGTCGAGCACGGTCAACCGCCTGGTCGGCGCTGAGCGCGCGCTGGTACACGACGCGCCGGGCACGACGACGGACCCGGTCGACACGCCGTTCGAGTTCGACGGCCGGCCCTACGTCCTGGTCGACACGGCCGGCATGCGCAAGCGGGCGCGGATCGACGCGCGCACTGAACAGGTGTCGGTATCGATGGCGCTCGATCAGATCCGGCGCGCGGACGTCGCCGTGTTGGTCATCGACGCGACGGAGGGGCCGACGGAGCAGGATCAGCGGATCGCCGGCGCCATCGTCGACGCCGGTCGGCCCGTGGTCATCGCTCTCAACAAGGCGGACCGGCTCGGCCCGGGGGATGCCGCCCGGGTAGACGCCGCGCTGCGCGACGAGCTGCACTTTCTGTCGTTCGCTCCGCGCGTCAAGACGTCGGCGCTGCGCGGCGACGGCATGGCCGACCTGCTCGCCGCGGTCGACCGCGTGGCCGCGGCCCACCGCGCGCGCGTGCCGACCGCGGAGATCAACCGGTTCTTCGCCGAGGTGTGCGAGACGCACCCGCCGCCGACCCAGAGCGGGCGGTCCGTGCGGATCCACTACATGACCCAGGGCGGCACGCGGCCGCCGACCTTCCTTCTGTGGGCCAACCATCCGCGCTACGTCGCCGAGTCGTACAAGCGATTCCTGGTCAACCAACTGCGCCGCCGCTACGGGTTTGAGGGCACGCCGGTGCGCATCGTCGTCAAGCGCAAAAAGCGCCGCGAGCGGGGAGGGCGCGCGTGA
- a CDS encoding GTPase Era, translating to MSDTIDIRAGFCAILGLPNAGKSTLLNAALGKKIAAVSPKPQTTRNRIVGIVNRPDAQVVFVDTPGVQHGHNALRKYMLDEALAAAVDCDVALLMLDASDPRQRAEDALERGAAVELWQALARLDAPAICALNKVDRLRDKALLLPWIESLSRLGRFEEIVPMSALRGTNVPELIAAIARQLPPGPRLFPEDMVTDRAESFLAAELIREQLYLQLGDELPYASAVVVEQFEERSGGDVAIYAVIYVERDSQRGIVVGRGGARIKEVGQRARAEIAKVLGCPVHVRLHVKVAPEWSSEPRGLRKMGYE from the coding sequence ATGTCCGACACGATCGACATCCGCGCCGGGTTCTGCGCCATCCTGGGCCTGCCGAACGCCGGCAAGTCGACGTTGCTGAACGCGGCGCTCGGCAAGAAGATCGCCGCGGTGTCGCCGAAGCCGCAGACCACGCGCAACCGGATCGTCGGGATCGTCAACCGGCCGGACGCGCAGGTCGTGTTCGTCGACACGCCGGGCGTGCAACACGGCCACAATGCGCTGCGCAAATACATGCTCGACGAGGCGCTGGCCGCGGCGGTCGACTGCGACGTCGCGCTGCTGATGCTCGACGCGTCGGACCCGCGCCAGCGGGCCGAGGACGCGCTCGAGCGCGGCGCGGCGGTGGAGTTGTGGCAGGCGCTCGCACGCCTCGACGCGCCGGCGATCTGCGCGCTCAACAAGGTCGACCGGCTGCGCGACAAGGCGCTGCTGCTGCCGTGGATCGAGTCGTTGTCGCGGCTCGGCCGGTTCGAGGAGATCGTGCCGATGTCCGCCCTGCGCGGCACCAACGTCCCGGAACTCATCGCGGCGATCGCGCGCCAGTTGCCGCCGGGGCCGCGGCTGTTTCCCGAGGACATGGTGACCGACCGCGCCGAGTCGTTCTTGGCGGCCGAGCTGATCCGCGAGCAGTTGTATCTGCAGCTTGGCGACGAGTTGCCGTACGCGTCGGCCGTCGTCGTGGAGCAGTTCGAGGAGCGCAGCGGCGGCGACGTCGCCATCTACGCGGTGATCTACGTGGAGCGCGACTCGCAAAGAGGCATCGTCGTCGGCCGCGGCGGCGCGCGCATCAAGGAGGTCGGCCAGCGCGCGCGCGCCGAGATCGCGAAGGTGCTCGGCTGTCCGGTACACGTCAGGCTCCACGTCAAGGTCGCGCCCGAGTGGTCGAGCGAGCCGCGCGGCCTGCGAAAGATGGGCTACGAGTGA
- the gap gene encoding type I glyceraldehyde-3-phosphate dehydrogenase: protein MTTRIGINGFGRMGRLALRAAWDRDDLDVVHVNETGCGPDVAAHLLEFDSVHGRWPHDITAADGALHVDGRSIGYTGEARPGDVAWDDAGVQIVLECTGAFRRRAALAPYFDRGVAKVIVAAPVKEPDVLNVVMGVNHDRYDPAEHDIVTAASCTTNCLAPVVRVVHDGLGIRHGVITTIHDVTNTQTVVDRPHKDPRRARSALLSLIPTTTGSATAIGLIVPELAGKLDGIAVRVPLLNASLTDCVFEVARPTSVAEVNRLLADAAAGPLDGILGYEERPLVSVDYRGDTRSAVIDARSTNVVDGTQVKLLAWYDNEIGYVHRMVELAQLVARSLG from the coding sequence ATGACCACACGCATCGGCATCAACGGATTCGGGCGCATGGGCCGGCTGGCGCTGCGCGCCGCCTGGGACCGCGACGACCTCGACGTCGTCCACGTCAACGAGACTGGCTGCGGCCCCGACGTGGCCGCGCACCTGCTCGAGTTCGACTCGGTGCACGGCCGGTGGCCGCACGACATCACCGCGGCCGACGGCGCCCTGCACGTCGACGGGCGGAGCATCGGCTACACCGGCGAGGCCCGGCCGGGCGACGTGGCGTGGGACGACGCCGGCGTCCAGATCGTGCTCGAGTGCACCGGCGCGTTCCGCCGCCGCGCCGCGCTCGCGCCCTACTTCGACCGCGGCGTCGCCAAGGTGATCGTCGCCGCTCCGGTCAAAGAGCCGGACGTGCTCAACGTCGTGATGGGCGTCAACCACGACCGCTACGACCCGGCCGAGCACGACATCGTGACGGCGGCGTCGTGCACGACCAACTGCCTCGCGCCGGTCGTCCGCGTCGTCCACGATGGCCTCGGAATTCGCCACGGCGTCATCACGACCATCCACGACGTCACCAACACGCAGACCGTGGTCGACCGCCCGCACAAGGACCCGCGGCGCGCGCGGTCCGCACTGTTGTCGCTGATCCCGACGACGACCGGCTCGGCCACGGCGATCGGGCTGATCGTCCCCGAACTCGCCGGCAAACTCGACGGCATCGCCGTCCGCGTGCCGCTGCTGAACGCGTCGCTCACCGACTGCGTGTTCGAGGTCGCGCGCCCCACGTCGGTCGCGGAGGTCAACCGGCTGCTCGCGGACGCCGCGGCCGGACCGCTTGACGGCATCCTCGGTTACGAAGAGCGCCCGCTGGTATCCGTCGACTACCGCGGCGACACGCGGTCGGCCGTGATCGACGCGCGGTCGACCAACGTCGTGGACGGCACGCAGGTCAAACTGCTGGCCTGGTACGACAACGAGATCGGCTACGTGCACCGCATGGTCGAGCTGGCCCAGCTCGTCGCGCGGTCGCTCGGGTGA
- a CDS encoding response regulator, which translates to MHRKGGVVAWQRPRVLLAEDDSEMRRLVAGKLRQCGFDVVEAATGADVLAVVEPVLLDGAPCPVDVIVSDIRMPLVDGFDVLGGLRDCGCATPVVLMTAFADDDTHERASRQGAAAVFDKPFDIDDLCDVVCALAPVAK; encoded by the coding sequence ATGCATCGGAAAGGAGGCGTGGTGGCTTGGCAGCGACCGCGCGTGCTGCTCGCAGAAGACGACAGCGAGATGCGCCGGCTGGTGGCCGGCAAACTGCGCCAATGTGGCTTCGACGTGGTGGAGGCTGCGACCGGGGCGGACGTGCTCGCGGTCGTCGAGCCCGTGTTGCTCGATGGCGCACCGTGCCCGGTGGACGTCATCGTGTCCGACATCCGTATGCCCCTCGTCGACGGCTTCGACGTACTCGGCGGACTGCGCGACTGCGGATGCGCGACGCCGGTCGTGTTGATGACCGCGTTCGCCGACGACGACACGCACGAGCGCGCGAGCCGACAGGGCGCCGCTGCCGTGTTCGACAAGCCGTTCGACATCGACGACCTGTGCGACGTCGTATGCGCTCTCGCACCGGTGGCCAAATAG
- a CDS encoding TlpA family protein disulfide reductase, producing MGRPYRVVWASGDSGGGPKLAERAIAFRAPLLGGGEVDVATWIGHRPFVLVFWASWCGPCRAEAPHLAKLYERYGDRVAFLSVSIDEAGDRAAVDEAVRELGIPYPVALDPDGAVMARYAAGASIPLSFVFDATGAARFRHHNFQPGDERALAAAVSAVAGAAGGAQEATERAREVNSGSASRR from the coding sequence ATGGGCCGCCCGTACCGGGTCGTGTGGGCCAGCGGTGACAGCGGTGGCGGACCGAAGTTGGCCGAGCGCGCGATCGCGTTTCGCGCGCCGCTGCTCGGCGGCGGCGAGGTCGACGTCGCCACATGGATCGGCCACCGCCCGTTCGTGTTGGTGTTCTGGGCGAGCTGGTGTGGGCCGTGCCGCGCGGAGGCACCTCACCTGGCGAAGCTGTACGAGCGCTACGGCGATCGCGTGGCGTTTCTGTCGGTGAGCATCGACGAAGCGGGCGACCGCGCGGCGGTCGACGAGGCGGTGCGGGAACTCGGGATTCCGTATCCGGTGGCCCTCGATCCGGACGGGGCCGTGATGGCGCGCTACGCCGCGGGCGCGAGCATCCCGCTGTCGTTCGTATTCGACGCAACCGGCGCCGCTCGCTTTCGCCACCACAACTTCCAGCCCGGCGACGAGCGCGCGCTGGCGGCCGCGGTGTCGGCGGTCGCGGGCGCGGCCGGTGGCGCGCAGGAGGCCACCGAGCGGGCGCGGGAGGTGAACAGCGGCAGCGCGTCACGGAGGTAG
- a CDS encoding sensor histidine kinase, protein MRVVAKFVSAILVGICAIVAIDGWLTVRREVALFDAKLRQDAVELGRALDRTLSDVARRSGVDRAIAIIDDLDRTLVGLSLRWVSASAPASAAPRLPDAFARAVRNRSTPASAVDPATNVLFTYVVPEFAGANEGAIEIGKSLSFRDGYVERTTVRTAIMVAATIVVCAAMATTLGAWLIGRPVNKLLRHARAIGRGDLESRVAWTAHDELGALANEMNHMAASPARARERVAAETEQRIAALDELRHAERLATVGKLASGVAHELGTPLNVIIQRAAMIERGEVAGQESVHSARVVREQAMRITGIVRQLLDFGRRRAVHRETVPLVDLAREVAELVAPLAAQRNVTVSVRQSPLDAATSPCASGDRELLRQALTNLVVNAIQASPDGGEVIVEIGITVDPGGRRWASVAVEDRGAGIPESIAHRIFEPFFTTKDVGEGTGLGLSIAFGIARDHGGRLRVDRLREPTRLSLALPVADAT, encoded by the coding sequence ATGAGAGTCGTCGCAAAATTCGTCAGCGCGATCCTCGTCGGCATCTGCGCGATCGTCGCCATCGATGGCTGGCTGACCGTGCGCCGGGAGGTCGCTCTGTTCGACGCCAAGCTCCGGCAGGATGCCGTCGAACTCGGCCGTGCGCTCGACCGCACGTTGTCGGACGTCGCGCGGCGATCCGGCGTCGATCGCGCGATCGCCATCATCGACGATCTCGATCGCACGCTTGTCGGCCTGTCCCTGCGCTGGGTCTCCGCGAGCGCGCCGGCCTCCGCTGCACCCCGGCTGCCGGACGCTTTTGCGCGCGCAGTGCGCAATCGGTCGACGCCGGCCAGCGCCGTCGATCCCGCCACCAACGTCCTGTTCACCTATGTCGTGCCCGAGTTCGCGGGCGCGAACGAGGGCGCCATCGAGATCGGCAAGTCCCTCTCCTTCCGCGACGGATACGTCGAACGCACGACGGTGCGGACCGCGATCATGGTGGCCGCGACGATCGTCGTGTGCGCCGCCATGGCGACCACACTGGGCGCGTGGCTCATCGGGCGCCCCGTGAACAAACTTCTGCGCCACGCGCGCGCGATCGGCCGAGGCGACCTGGAATCGCGGGTCGCATGGACCGCCCACGACGAGTTGGGCGCGCTCGCGAACGAGATGAACCACATGGCCGCCAGCCCGGCGCGCGCGAGAGAGCGCGTCGCGGCCGAGACGGAGCAGCGCATCGCCGCGCTCGACGAACTGCGCCACGCGGAGCGCCTGGCCACCGTCGGAAAACTGGCGTCGGGAGTCGCGCACGAACTCGGTACACCGCTGAACGTCATCATCCAGCGGGCCGCCATGATCGAACGCGGCGAAGTCGCGGGACAAGAGAGTGTGCATAGCGCACGGGTGGTGCGTGAGCAGGCGATGCGCATCACCGGCATCGTCCGGCAGTTGCTCGACTTCGGGCGGCGGCGGGCCGTCCACCGGGAAACCGTGCCGCTCGTCGACCTCGCGCGCGAAGTCGCCGAACTGGTCGCTCCACTCGCGGCACAGCGCAACGTGACCGTGTCCGTGCGCCAGAGCCCGCTCGATGCGGCCACCTCCCCGTGCGCGAGCGGCGACCGCGAGTTGCTTCGGCAGGCCCTTACGAACCTCGTCGTCAACGCCATCCAAGCGTCGCCGGACGGCGGTGAAGTCATCGTGGAGATCGGCATCACCGTCGATCCCGGCGGACGTCGCTGGGCGTCGGTCGCGGTAGAAGACCGCGGCGCGGGGATCCCCGAATCCATCGCCCACCGCATCTTCGAGCCATTCTTCACGACGAAAGACGTTGGCGAGGGCACCGGGCTCGGCCTGTCGATCGCGTTCGGCATCGCACGCGACCACGGCGGGCGGTTGCGCGTGGACCGACTGCGCGAGCCCACACGGCTGTCGCTTGCGCTCCCGGTGGCCGACGCAACGTAA
- a CDS encoding class I SAM-dependent RNA methyltransferase: protein MRYHRGDAPGRPRARDRRRAGRRRPGRRPVWRGRCARVGPAARRERPGADRAREPPRAAGVGAAGRPDVAAGRRAGHPRLPRVRRVRRVRVAARRLPRPARGEATAGAAGARRRRRGGRCGRRAARDAVPQLRQVRGAPGAVGAYRPRSHAVVSTLGCAVVEPVVDRVARAVAADHAACGLAAFDERTRAGHLRYLLVRSDGERALAGIVTAPSAPAAAVDRLAERLRARVPAVVGVVHVVNDATGGALLGPRRRIASGAAVIREALGDLDVEVGIGSFFQVNRDQAARLYAAVADAVQAAPGVRAVDVYCGVGGIALTLAARGADVLGIERDADAVATARAAARRHGLRARFEAADAARLVDLAGAVDVAVVNPPRKGLDVPTRAALARLAPARIAYVSCHPDSLARDLGDLRGAGYRVERAVPFDLMPGTAQVETVAILRRDSR from the coding sequence GTGCGCTACCATCGCGGCGATGCGCCCGGGCGACCGCGTGCACGTGACCGCCGCCGAGCTGGCCGCCGACGGCCGGGGCGTCGCCCCGTGTGGCGCGGTCGATGTGCACGTGTGGGACCTGCTGCCCGGCGAGAGCGGCCGGGCGCAGATCGAGCACGTGAGCCCCCACGCGCCGCGGGCGTGGGCGCGGCTGGTCGACCGGACGTCGCCGCCGGCCGCCGAGCGGGTCACCCCCGCCTGCCCCGCGTTCGGCGCGTGCGGCGGGTGCGCGTGGCAGCACGTCGCCTACCCCGCCCAGCTCGCGGCGAAGCGACGGCGGGTGCAGCGGGCGCTCGGCGACGGCGTCGCGGTGGCCGATGTGGTCGCCGCGCCGCGCGAGACGCGGTACCGCAACTTCGGCAAGTACGTGGCGCTCCGGGCGCGGTCGGCGCGTACCGGCCGCGGAGCCACGCGGTCGTGTCCACCTTGGGGTGCGCCGTCGTCGAGCCGGTCGTCGACCGCGTCGCGCGCGCCGTCGCCGCCGATCACGCCGCCTGCGGCCTCGCCGCCTTCGACGAGCGGACGCGCGCGGGCCACCTGCGGTACCTGCTGGTGCGCAGCGACGGCGAGCGCGCGCTCGCCGGCATCGTGACCGCGCCGTCCGCGCCGGCCGCGGCCGTGGACCGGCTGGCCGAGCGGCTGCGCGCGCGCGTGCCCGCCGTCGTCGGCGTCGTCCACGTGGTCAACGACGCGACCGGCGGCGCCCTGCTCGGCCCGCGGCGCCGGATCGCGTCGGGCGCCGCCGTCATCCGCGAGGCGCTCGGCGACCTGGACGTCGAGGTCGGCATCGGTTCGTTCTTTCAGGTCAACCGCGACCAGGCCGCGCGGCTGTACGCGGCCGTCGCCGACGCGGTGCAGGCCGCGCCGGGCGTGCGGGCCGTCGACGTCTACTGTGGCGTCGGCGGCATCGCCCTCACCCTCGCGGCGCGGGGCGCCGACGTGCTCGGCATCGAGCGCGACGCCGACGCGGTCGCGACCGCGCGCGCCGCCGCACGCCGCCACGGCCTCCGCGCCCGGTTCGAGGCCGCGGACGCCGCGCGGCTCGTCGACCTCGCCGGCGCGGTCGACGTCGCGGTGGTCAACCCGCCGCGCAAGGGCCTCGATGTCCCGACCCGCGCCGCCCTCGCGCGCCTGGCGCCGGCGAGGATCGCCTACGTGAGCTGCCACCCCGACAGCCTCGCGCGCGACCTGGGCGATCTGCGCGGCGCCGGCTACCGCGTCGAGCGCGCCGTGCCGTTCGACCTGATGCCCGGCACCGCGCAGGTCGAGACGGTCGCGATCCTGCGGCGCGATTCGCGTTGA